A genome region from Defluviimonas aquaemixtae includes the following:
- a CDS encoding DUF6768 family protein produces MTKLDELIEEALRDEDRDILEATAEQGWFALGLSQFRGRLGWVTWLVMIVQATMFIIGVWCAIRFFGATEVLAALKWGLSAAVLMLMATALKMSLMPQLQADRVLREVKRLELIVARQRS; encoded by the coding sequence ATGACGAAACTTGACGAACTGATCGAAGAGGCCCTGCGCGATGAGGATCGCGACATTCTGGAAGCGACGGCGGAACAAGGCTGGTTCGCGCTCGGACTCAGCCAGTTCCGGGGGCGGCTCGGCTGGGTGACCTGGTTGGTTATGATCGTGCAGGCGACGATGTTCATTATCGGCGTCTGGTGCGCGATCCGGTTCTTCGGCGCGACCGAGGTGCTCGCAGCGCTGAAATGGGGGCTGTCGGCGGCGGTTCTGATGCTGATGGCGACGGCCTTGAAGATGAGCCTGATGCCGCAACTGCAGGCCGACCGGGTGTTGCGAGAGGTCAAGCGGCTGGAGCTGATCGTCGCGCGGCAAAGGTCGTGA
- a CDS encoding Lrp/AsnC family transcriptional regulator has protein sequence MDAIDRRILTVLQRDGRMSVTDLAAEIGLSQTPCARRLARLEAEGIVAGYSARVDQARVGLPVSVFIWVELDSQSKDAIDAFERAVRGFERVMECHLMTGSRDILMRVVAADLTDFDRFLEEKLMRVPGIRSTRSSFALRAMVKRQVLPVG, from the coding sequence ATGGACGCGATAGACCGCCGGATTCTTACCGTGCTTCAGCGCGATGGGCGCATGTCCGTTACCGATCTCGCTGCCGAGATCGGGTTGTCGCAGACTCCTTGCGCCCGGCGCCTCGCGAGGCTCGAAGCCGAAGGAATCGTCGCGGGCTACTCCGCACGGGTGGACCAGGCCCGGGTCGGGCTTCCCGTTTCGGTCTTCATCTGGGTGGAACTCGACAGCCAGTCGAAGGACGCGATAGATGCATTCGAGAGGGCCGTAAGAGGATTCGAGCGAGTGATGGAATGCCACCTCATGACCGGATCCCGTGACATCCTGATGCGGGTAGTTGCGGCCGATCTGACAGATTTCGACCGGTTCCTAGAGGAAAAGCTGATGCGCGTGCCCGGCATCCGCTCCACCCGCTCCTCCTTCGCGCTCCGCGCGATGGTCAAGCGGCAGGTCCTGCCGGTGGGGTAG
- a CDS encoding Glu/Leu/Phe/Val family dehydrogenase, with translation MRITAIDAEEHEEVYRVEDAEAGLKGFIAVHSTRLGPAAGGLRMRVYRCDDEALRDVLNLSRGMTFKNAAADLPLGGGKAVIIGDPSHDKTPAILRAMGRAIGQLEGRYWTAEDMGMTPDDMAVIAAETPFVAGLAGGDFASGDPSPVTALGVFNAVRRATRHRLGYDSLYGLTVSVQGLGNVGRHLAQLVHGDGAHLVVTDIDPARVAAAIAEWGAEAAAEDDIYKTGADIFAPCAIGGVLNAETIPQLRARVVVGAANNQLATPADGDRMAQRGILYAPDFVANGGGIINVAAEILKVADRPSWVASKLTALDATMEAILVAARTEGVSPNAVAERIVAERMSRAAA, from the coding sequence ATGCGGATCACGGCCATCGACGCTGAGGAGCATGAGGAGGTCTATCGGGTCGAGGATGCCGAGGCGGGGCTGAAGGGTTTCATCGCCGTCCACTCGACACGGCTCGGTCCGGCTGCGGGTGGCCTCAGGATGCGCGTCTACCGCTGCGACGACGAGGCGCTTCGCGACGTCCTGAATCTATCGCGCGGAATGACATTCAAGAACGCAGCTGCCGACCTGCCGCTCGGGGGCGGCAAGGCGGTGATCATCGGCGATCCTTCGCATGACAAAACCCCCGCGATTCTGCGCGCCATGGGCCGCGCGATCGGCCAGCTTGAGGGCCGCTACTGGACCGCAGAGGACATGGGCATGACGCCCGACGATATGGCGGTGATTGCTGCAGAAACTCCCTTCGTCGCGGGCCTTGCGGGCGGCGATTTCGCGTCAGGCGATCCCTCACCCGTGACTGCTCTAGGCGTGTTCAACGCAGTCCGGCGTGCCACCCGGCATCGGCTTGGATACGACAGCCTCTACGGGCTGACTGTCTCCGTTCAGGGGCTTGGCAATGTCGGCCGGCACCTCGCCCAGCTTGTCCATGGCGACGGCGCTCATCTCGTTGTCACCGATATCGATCCCGCCCGGGTTGCTGCGGCAATCGCGGAATGGGGCGCCGAGGCGGCGGCCGAGGACGATATCTACAAGACCGGCGCCGACATCTTCGCGCCCTGCGCGATTGGCGGAGTTCTGAATGCCGAAACGATTCCGCAGCTTCGTGCGCGGGTCGTTGTCGGGGCCGCCAACAACCAGCTCGCGACACCGGCAGATGGCGACCGCATGGCTCAGCGTGGCATCCTCTACGCGCCCGATTTCGTCGCTAACGGCGGCGGCATCATCAACGTCGCGGCAGAGATCCTGAAAGTCGCCGACCGGCCGAGTTGGGTGGCCTCGAAGCTCACCGCGCTCGATGCGACGATGGAGGCGATCCTTGTCGCGGCACGGACCGAGGGAGTAAGTCCGAACGCCGTTGCGGAGCGGATCGTGGCCGAACGCATGAGCCGAGCCGCCGCCTGA
- a CDS encoding heavy-metal-associated domain-containing protein: MLLSIPDMSCEHCKATVERTIIDIDSMADVVVSLQRRQARVKTTAAPEAILGALKAAGYPAKRLD; encoded by the coding sequence ATGCTGCTTTCGATCCCGGACATGAGCTGCGAGCACTGCAAGGCCACCGTCGAGCGGACGATCATCGACATTGACAGCATGGCCGACGTAGTGGTGTCACTCCAGCGCCGCCAGGCGAGAGTGAAGACCACCGCGGCGCCCGAAGCGATACTTGGCGCGCTGAAGGCGGCCGGATATCCCGCAAAGCGGCTCGACTGA
- a CDS encoding GYD domain-containing protein produces the protein MAYYLFQGRYAPAALKAMVEKPQDRKAAAAKMIEAIGGKLHHMFFCFGSDDIVALIEAPDDKAMMAGSLLVGASGSMSGGATTKLISVEDAMAAMKAAQGAASSYKSAID, from the coding sequence ATGGCGTATTATCTGTTCCAGGGCCGTTACGCGCCCGCAGCGTTGAAGGCGATGGTGGAGAAGCCGCAGGACCGCAAGGCCGCCGCCGCGAAGATGATTGAGGCGATTGGCGGCAAGCTGCACCACATGTTCTTCTGCTTCGGGTCGGACGACATCGTCGCGCTGATCGAAGCTCCGGACGACAAGGCGATGATGGCGGGCTCGCTCCTCGTTGGGGCCTCGGGGTCGATGTCGGGCGGAGCGACGACCAAGCTCATATCGGTCGAGGACGCCATGGCTGCGATGAAGGCGGCGCAGGGGGCAGCATCTTCCTACAAATCCGCGATCGACTGA
- a CDS encoding low molecular weight protein-tyrosine-phosphatase — translation MKRILFVCLGNICRSPAAEAVFAARAAVAGLRVMVDSAGTGDWHIGDPPYPPMIRAAAARGYDLSALRARQVAAADFDAFDLILAMDRKNLTALDRLRPTGSLTPVRLFLDGIEGMAQNEVPDPYYTRDFAESLDLIEAATDALIERISRVG, via the coding sequence ATGAAGCGCATTCTATTCGTCTGCCTCGGCAATATCTGCCGCTCGCCCGCCGCCGAGGCGGTCTTTGCGGCGCGCGCAGCCGTCGCCGGCCTTAGAGTGATGGTGGACAGCGCCGGCACGGGCGATTGGCATATCGGTGATCCACCTTATCCGCCGATGATCCGGGCGGCAGCGGCGCGGGGCTACGACCTTTCGGCTCTCCGCGCCCGGCAAGTCGCCGCGGCGGATTTCGACGCGTTCGACCTGATCCTTGCGATGGACCGAAAGAACCTTACCGCGCTCGACCGGCTTCGCCCGACCGGCAGCCTGACACCGGTCAGGCTCTTTCTCGACGGCATCGAGGGAATGGCGCAAAATGAAGTCCCCGATCCCTACTACACGCGTGATTTCGCAGAGTCGCTGGACCTGATCGAGGCGGCGACGGATGCGCTGATTGAGCGAATTTCCCGGGTAGGTTGA
- a CDS encoding NAD-dependent deacylase: MSKSDDHIVILTGAGISAESGLGTFRDVGGLWSRYDWRDLATPEGFERDPGFVLEFYNWRRERVRGARPNAAHIALARLERDWAGLVTLVTQNVDDLHEQAGSRDVIHMHGTHLTALCAACGHRWRAPDVMAPADPCPACAKPTTRPDVVWFGEAPYHMDRIESALTSAGLFVSIGTSGTVYPAAGFAAAARRSGARTLELNLEPSENAALFDEARHGPAGTIVPGWVDTLLNDD; the protein is encoded by the coding sequence ATGTCAAAATCCGACGATCATATCGTCATCCTGACTGGCGCGGGGATCTCGGCTGAAAGCGGGCTCGGGACGTTCCGCGACGTGGGCGGGCTCTGGTCGCGCTACGACTGGCGCGACTTGGCGACGCCCGAAGGGTTCGAGCGCGATCCCGGATTCGTGCTGGAGTTCTACAACTGGCGGCGCGAACGCGTGCGGGGCGCAAGACCCAATGCCGCCCACATCGCGCTCGCCCGGCTGGAGCGTGACTGGGCCGGTCTGGTCACTCTCGTCACGCAAAACGTCGACGATCTGCACGAACAGGCAGGAAGCCGGGACGTAATCCATATGCACGGCACGCACCTGACGGCACTTTGCGCCGCTTGCGGCCATCGCTGGCGCGCGCCCGATGTCATGGCGCCCGCCGACCCCTGCCCCGCCTGCGCGAAGCCCACGACGCGGCCCGATGTGGTCTGGTTTGGCGAGGCCCCTTATCACATGGACCGCATCGAGTCGGCCCTGACCTCGGCAGGGCTCTTCGTCTCGATCGGCACGTCGGGCACCGTCTATCCCGCCGCAGGTTTCGCTGCAGCCGCTCGACGGTCGGGCGCCCGCACGCTGGAACTGAACCTCGAACCGTCCGAAAACGCGGCACTCTTCGACGAGGCGCGGCACGGTCCCGCAGGCACGATCGTACCAGGCTGGGTCGACACCCTTCTCAACGACGACTGA
- a CDS encoding copper chaperone PCu(A)C, with product MSYLRAAVTGLTLVIPIPAAASDTITISDAYARFIPGGMAGAGFMVIENSGADDDRLTSVASDVAKKVELHTHKAGTDGTMQMMHVQEGLAIPAGGSHALQSGGDHVMFMGLTERPTEGESVAVTLSFEKAGEVVVHMPVDNSR from the coding sequence ATGAGTTATCTCAGGGCAGCTGTGACCGGGCTTACGTTGGTCATTCCCATCCCGGCCGCGGCGAGCGACACCATCACGATATCCGATGCCTATGCCCGGTTCATTCCGGGTGGGATGGCGGGCGCGGGCTTCATGGTGATCGAGAACTCGGGCGCCGACGATGACAGGCTCACAAGCGTGGCTTCCGACGTCGCTAAGAAAGTGGAGCTCCACACCCACAAGGCCGGGACCGACGGTACGATGCAGATGATGCATGTGCAGGAGGGCTTAGCGATCCCTGCGGGCGGCAGCCACGCACTTCAGAGCGGCGGCGATCACGTGATGTTCATGGGGCTTACCGAGCGACCCACCGAAGGAGAAAGCGTGGCAGTCACGCTGAGCTTTGAGAAGGCGGGCGAGGTCGTCGTCCACATGCCGGTCGATAACTCGCGCTAG
- the rpmB gene encoding 50S ribosomal protein L28 has translation MSRVCELTGKGPMSGNNVSHANNRSRRRFLPNLNDVTLISDALGQSFKLRISAAALRTVDHRGGLDAFLAKAKDEELSSKALKIKKDIAKAQAAA, from the coding sequence ATGTCGCGCGTCTGCGAACTGACCGGTAAGGGCCCGATGTCGGGCAACAACGTGAGCCACGCGAACAACAGATCGCGCCGCCGCTTCCTGCCGAATCTGAACGACGTCACGCTGATCTCCGACGCGCTGGGTCAGTCGTTCAAGCTGCGCATCTCTGCCGCGGCTCTGCGCACGGTTGATCACCGAGGCGGACTCGACGCATTTCTCGCCAAGGCGAAAGATGAGGAACTGTCCTCCAAGGCGCTGAAGATCAAGAAGGACATCGCGAAGGCACAGGCCGCCGCCTGA
- a CDS encoding glutathione S-transferase family protein, with translation MQRLTLVSHHLCPYVQRAAIALAEKDVPHERIDIDLAKKPDWFLALSPLGKTPVLKAGGQPIFESAAILEYLEETRGQPLHPKDPVTRAQHRGWIEYASTVLSDIARLYNAADAEGFAKQAQVLHDRFARIDEVLEEGPWFAGQHFSLVDAAFAPVFRYFDVLDEIGDFGILAGYPQIAAWRAALAGRPSVRNAVAPDYPQRLRDFFARRGSYLSDLLARQGSRAA, from the coding sequence ATGCAGCGCCTGACACTGGTTAGCCATCACCTCTGCCCTTACGTGCAACGCGCTGCCATCGCGCTCGCCGAAAAGGACGTGCCGCACGAACGGATCGACATCGACCTCGCGAAAAAGCCCGACTGGTTCCTCGCGCTCTCACCGCTTGGCAAGACCCCGGTCCTGAAGGCCGGAGGTCAGCCGATCTTCGAATCGGCGGCGATCCTCGAATATCTCGAGGAGACGCGCGGACAGCCGCTTCACCCGAAAGACCCTGTAACGCGCGCGCAGCATCGCGGCTGGATCGAATACGCTTCAACTGTCCTGAGCGATATTGCACGGCTGTACAATGCGGCGGATGCCGAGGGTTTCGCCAAGCAGGCGCAAGTTCTGCATGACCGTTTTGCCAGGATCGACGAAGTGCTCGAAGAGGGTCCATGGTTTGCCGGACAGCACTTCTCGCTGGTCGACGCTGCCTTCGCCCCGGTCTTTCGGTATTTCGACGTGCTCGACGAAATCGGTGACTTCGGCATTCTCGCGGGTTATCCCCAAATCGCGGCCTGGCGGGCGGCACTCGCTGGGCGGCCCTCGGTCAGGAACGCCGTGGCGCCGGACTATCCCCAGCGGCTGAGGGATTTCTTCGCCCGGCGCGGCTCGTATCTGTCCGATCTCCTTGCCAGGCAGGGGTCGAGGGCGGCATGA
- a CDS encoding Rieske (2Fe-2S) protein has product MKVELCKSEDVPAEGTVVLPFFGKEVHVWRDSKGRARAAANTCLHFGGPLEARGCQLVCPWHGAAYDLETGVKIDGPGRSDAKLLFLSTCEEDGALNYVWGE; this is encoded by the coding sequence ATGAAAGTCGAACTCTGCAAATCCGAAGACGTTCCTGCCGAAGGTACTGTCGTCCTGCCATTCTTTGGGAAAGAAGTTCACGTCTGGAGAGACAGCAAAGGCCGGGCCCGCGCCGCCGCGAATACTTGTCTGCATTTCGGCGGTCCGCTCGAAGCGCGGGGCTGCCAGCTCGTTTGTCCCTGGCACGGTGCAGCCTATGACCTCGAGACTGGCGTGAAGATCGACGGCCCCGGCCGTTCTGACGCGAAGCTTCTCTTTCTATCCACGTGTGAAGAGGACGGAGCGCTGAACTATGTCTGGGGAGAGTGA
- a CDS encoding MarR family winged helix-turn-helix transcriptional regulator, translated as MSNSPNVSTFGVWTGLVRATTRIQGEIEAALKAEGLPPLGWYDALWEIEKAGADGIRPFVLQERLLLPQYGLSRLIDRMAASGYVEKRACGEDGRGLIVHQTPAGVAVRARMWPVYCTALQVSLGTRLEGGVAAELAETLAKLAQAYPD; from the coding sequence ATGAGCAACTCTCCGAACGTGTCCACTTTTGGCGTCTGGACCGGACTGGTGCGTGCCACGACGCGCATTCAGGGCGAGATCGAAGCTGCGCTGAAGGCTGAGGGACTGCCGCCCCTCGGCTGGTATGATGCGCTTTGGGAAATCGAGAAGGCGGGAGCGGACGGCATCCGGCCCTTCGTACTCCAGGAGCGGCTGCTTCTGCCGCAATACGGTCTCTCGCGGCTCATCGACCGGATGGCGGCATCGGGCTACGTTGAAAAACGCGCCTGTGGGGAGGATGGGCGGGGACTCATCGTTCATCAAACGCCGGCGGGCGTGGCGGTTCGGGCACGGATGTGGCCGGTCTACTGCACGGCACTGCAAGTGTCGCTTGGCACGCGACTTGAGGGTGGCGTGGCAGCGGAGTTGGCCGAAACGCTCGCCAAGCTCGCACAGGCGTATCCCGACTGA
- a CDS encoding cytochrome ubiquinol oxidase subunit I has translation MAGLDALDLARLQFAFTVSAHIIFPAFTIGLASWLAVLNGAWLWRRDEAHLRLFEQWKTIFAVIFGMGVVSGLTMSYQFGTNWSVFSDRTGPVIGPLMGYEVLSAFFLEAGFLGIMLFGRKRVGEGLHFVATCVVAVGTLFSAFWILSVNSWMQTPQGHAIAENGQFVPEDWWAIIFNPSFPYRLVHMVLAAYLTTAFVVGAAGAWHLMRTPDSRGARIMFSMAMWMALLVAPLQIVAGDTHGLNTLEHQPAKIAAMEGHFESYPEGRAPLILFGLPDMEAAEVHARIAVPLLGSLILTHHTDVPLEGLDAFPRADWPNVEIVFWSFRLMVAIGFAMAAIGLWSAWARWRGRLYTDRWLHRAAFVMGPSGFLAVLAGWVTTEVGRQPWTVYGLLRTEESVSAVDASAVGMSLIAFVVVYAALFGAGTFYALRLMSHRPRDRVEIDEAGPHRAAGPAAIADELGAGETGRNG, from the coding sequence ATGGCTGGCCTCGACGCGCTCGATCTCGCCCGGCTCCAGTTCGCCTTCACGGTGTCGGCGCATATCATCTTTCCCGCCTTCACGATCGGCCTCGCGAGCTGGCTCGCGGTCCTCAACGGTGCCTGGCTTTGGCGGCGCGACGAGGCCCATCTGAGGCTTTTCGAGCAGTGGAAGACGATCTTCGCGGTGATCTTCGGCATGGGCGTCGTGTCCGGCCTCACCATGTCCTACCAGTTCGGCACCAACTGGTCGGTCTTCTCCGACCGCACCGGCCCGGTGATCGGCCCGCTCATGGGCTACGAGGTGCTTTCGGCCTTCTTCCTCGAGGCCGGGTTCCTCGGCATCATGCTGTTCGGACGCAAGCGCGTGGGCGAGGGCCTGCATTTCGTGGCGACCTGCGTCGTGGCGGTGGGCACGCTCTTCTCCGCCTTCTGGATCCTCAGCGTCAACAGCTGGATGCAGACGCCGCAGGGTCATGCGATCGCCGAGAACGGCCAATTCGTGCCGGAGGACTGGTGGGCGATCATCTTCAACCCCTCCTTCCCCTACCGGCTCGTGCACATGGTGCTGGCGGCCTATCTCACCACCGCCTTCGTCGTGGGCGCGGCGGGCGCATGGCATCTGATGCGCACGCCCGACAGCCGGGGCGCCCGGATCATGTTCTCGATGGCGATGTGGATGGCGCTCCTGGTCGCGCCCTTGCAGATCGTCGCCGGCGACACGCACGGGCTGAACACGCTCGAACACCAGCCCGCGAAGATCGCCGCGATGGAGGGACATTTCGAGAGCTATCCCGAAGGCCGCGCGCCGCTGATCCTCTTCGGCCTGCCGGACATGGAGGCGGCCGAGGTCCATGCGCGGATCGCCGTACCGCTCCTCGGCTCGCTGATCCTCACGCATCACACCGACGTTCCGCTGGAGGGGCTCGACGCCTTCCCGCGCGCGGACTGGCCGAATGTCGAGATCGTCTTCTGGTCGTTCCGGCTCATGGTTGCGATCGGCTTCGCGATGGCGGCCATCGGCCTCTGGTCGGCCTGGGCGCGGTGGCGCGGGCGGCTCTATACCGACCGCTGGCTGCACCGCGCAGCCTTCGTCATGGGGCCGTCCGGTTTCCTCGCGGTGCTCGCGGGCTGGGTCACGACCGAGGTCGGCCGGCAGCCCTGGACGGTCTACGGCCTCCTCCGGACCGAAGAGAGCGTATCGGCCGTCGATGCCTCCGCGGTTGGCATGTCGCTCATCGCATTCGTCGTGGTCTACGCCGCCCTTTTCGGCGCCGGCACCTTCTACGCATTGCGCCTGATGTCGCACCGGCCGCGCGACCGGGTGGAGATTGACGAGGCTGGACCGCACCGCGCCGCCGGACCGGCGGCGATCGCAGACGAACTGGGCGCAGGCGAAACGGGGAGGAACGGATGA
- the cydB gene encoding cytochrome d ubiquinol oxidase subunit II: protein MMGVELSFVWAGIIAFAILAYVVLDGFDLGIGILYPALGSRADRELAMNTIAPVWDGNETWLVLGGGGLFAVFPLAYAILMPALYPLIIAMLLGLAFRGVAFEFVHRTRRLRPLWEAGFFAGSLVATLAQGIALGALVQGIAVEGRAYAGGNWDWATPFSALTAVALVVGYATLGAGWLILKTDGALRDRARRMARPLGAAFLASIGAVSLITPFLRPEYLDRWFGWPTGLFSVFVPALILLAAMLYIRGLNRGRDAWPFLTTLAIFGLSFAGLGISFYPYMVPMSVTIADAAAPDASLGFLLVGASVLVPLILAYTAYAYWVFRGKVHADEGYH from the coding sequence ATGATGGGCGTCGAGCTTTCCTTCGTCTGGGCCGGCATCATCGCCTTCGCGATCCTCGCCTATGTGGTGCTCGACGGGTTCGACCTCGGGATCGGTATCCTCTATCCCGCGCTCGGATCGAGGGCGGACCGCGAACTCGCCATGAACACCATCGCACCGGTCTGGGATGGCAACGAAACCTGGCTCGTGCTCGGCGGCGGCGGATTGTTCGCGGTCTTTCCCCTCGCCTATGCGATCCTGATGCCCGCACTCTATCCGCTCATCATCGCGATGCTGCTCGGTCTCGCCTTCCGAGGCGTCGCATTCGAGTTCGTGCACCGCACCCGTCGCCTGCGCCCGCTCTGGGAGGCGGGATTCTTCGCGGGGTCGCTGGTCGCCACGCTGGCGCAGGGCATCGCGCTCGGCGCGCTCGTTCAGGGGATCGCCGTCGAGGGCCGCGCCTATGCGGGCGGCAACTGGGACTGGGCAACGCCGTTCTCGGCGCTCACGGCCGTGGCACTCGTCGTCGGCTACGCGACGCTCGGCGCAGGATGGCTCATCCTCAAGACGGACGGAGCGCTCAGGGACCGTGCGCGCCGTATGGCGCGGCCGCTCGGCGCCGCCTTCCTCGCCTCGATCGGCGCAGTCAGCCTGATCACCCCGTTCCTCAGGCCAGAATATCTCGACCGTTGGTTCGGCTGGCCGACGGGGCTGTTCAGCGTTTTCGTGCCGGCTCTCATACTGCTCGCCGCGATGCTCTACATCCGGGGCCTGAACCGCGGGCGCGACGCCTGGCCGTTCCTCACCACGCTCGCGATCTTCGGCCTCAGCTTCGCAGGGTTAGGCATCAGCTTCTATCCGTACATGGTGCCCATGAGCGTCACCATCGCCGACGCCGCCGCGCCCGATGCTTCCCTCGGCTTCCTGCTGGTCGGCGCTTCGGTACTGGTGCCGTTGATCTTGGCTTACACCGCCTATGCCTATTGGGTGTTCCGGGGCAAGGTGCATGCTGACGAGGGCTACCACTAG
- a CDS encoding ArsR/SmtB family transcription factor yields the protein MHEGPNIARVAALIGDPARSSILVALMRGQALTVSELAAEAGVGLPTASSHLSQLEAGGLVEPRKQGRHKYFTLASDDAAAVIEALTGFAGGLPKPKSRPGPRDPALRTARICYNHLAGERGVQLYDSLVARGHLVVAADGMTLSPEGWDFAAGFGITPGDFAGKRPPHCRECLDWSARRSHLGGRLGRAFLSALEGRGWARRVRGTRIIAFTSEGERAFASAFPAGPRA from the coding sequence ATGCACGAAGGGCCAAATATCGCGCGCGTCGCCGCGCTGATCGGCGATCCGGCGCGGTCGAGCATCCTCGTCGCGCTGATGCGGGGACAGGCGCTGACGGTCAGCGAACTGGCCGCCGAGGCGGGCGTCGGCCTGCCCACCGCGTCGAGCCACCTGTCGCAGCTGGAGGCCGGGGGTCTGGTCGAGCCGCGCAAGCAGGGGCGGCACAAGTACTTCACGCTCGCCTCGGACGACGCGGCGGCGGTGATCGAGGCGCTGACCGGCTTCGCGGGGGGATTGCCGAAGCCGAAAAGCCGCCCCGGCCCGCGCGATCCGGCGCTCCGGACGGCGCGGATTTGCTATAACCATCTCGCGGGCGAAAGGGGCGTGCAGCTTTACGACAGCCTCGTCGCGCGCGGCCATCTCGTCGTCGCAGCCGACGGCATGACGCTCAGCCCCGAGGGCTGGGACTTTGCCGCCGGTTTCGGCATCACGCCGGGCGACTTTGCGGGCAAGCGTCCGCCGCATTGCCGCGAATGCCTCGACTGGTCCGCGCGGCGCAGCCATCTCGGCGGGCGGCTGGGGCGCGCGTTCCTGTCGGCGCTCGAGGGCAGGGGCTGGGCGCGGCGCGTGAGGGGCACACGGATCATCGCCTTCACTTCCGAGGGCGAGCGCGCCTTCGCCAGCGCCTTTCCGGCGGGACCTCGCGCCTGA
- a CDS encoding DUF1127 domain-containing protein translates to MTIRTIFAQTLRHHGSFALTARLAHWRRISRSRTALARLGPRLLSDVGLGAGAAEREARKPFWRD, encoded by the coding sequence ATGACGATCAGAACCATATTCGCCCAAACACTCCGTCACCACGGCAGCTTCGCTCTCACGGCACGGCTCGCGCATTGGCGGCGGATCAGCCGCAGCCGAACCGCGCTGGCCCGGCTCGGCCCTCGGCTCCTTAGCGATGTCGGGCTGGGCGCCGGGGCGGCCGAACGCGAGGCGCGGAAGCCCTTCTGGCGCGACTGA
- a CDS encoding NIPSNAP family protein, translated as MLTCIIRYQIDPAKRAAFETYARNWGQAIPRAGADLVGYFAPHEGSATRTYGIYHVESLAAYEAYRARLAEDPLGRENYAFAQAERFIWREERCFVKLVSAPHGGRQ; from the coding sequence GTGCTGACCTGTATCATCCGCTACCAGATAGACCCCGCGAAACGCGCGGCCTTCGAGACCTACGCGCGGAACTGGGGCCAGGCGATCCCGCGTGCGGGCGCCGATCTCGTGGGCTATTTCGCACCGCATGAGGGGTCGGCGACGCGGACCTACGGGATCTACCACGTCGAAAGCCTCGCCGCCTACGAGGCCTATCGCGCGCGCCTCGCAGAGGACCCGCTGGGGCGCGAGAACTACGCCTTCGCACAGGCCGAACGGTTCATCTGGCGCGAGGAACGCTGCTTCGTGAAACTCGTCTCGGCTCCGCATGGAGGGCGGCAATGA
- a CDS encoding antibiotic biosynthesis monooxygenase family protein, whose translation MIAVIFEVVPAGGKREEYLARAAALRDELEAHDGFISVERFESLTEPGKLLSLSFFRDEAAVTAWRNRPAHRATQKVGREGVFADYRLRVAEVRRDYGMSRRDEAPADSRVVHG comes from the coding sequence ATGATCGCCGTGATCTTCGAAGTCGTGCCGGCGGGGGGAAAGCGCGAGGAATACCTCGCCCGCGCGGCGGCGCTCAGGGACGAGCTGGAAGCGCATGACGGCTTCATCTCGGTCGAGCGGTTCGAAAGCCTGACCGAGCCGGGCAAGCTCTTGTCGCTGTCGTTCTTCCGCGACGAGGCGGCCGTGACCGCCTGGCGCAACCGGCCCGCGCATCGGGCAACGCAGAAGGTGGGGCGCGAGGGCGTCTTCGCCGACTACCGGCTGCGCGTCGCCGAAGTCCGGCGCGACTACGGCATGTCGCGGCGGGACGAGGCGCCAGCGGACTCGCGCGTGGTCCACGGCTGA